The proteins below come from a single Triticum aestivum cultivar Chinese Spring chromosome 5D, IWGSC CS RefSeq v2.1, whole genome shotgun sequence genomic window:
- the LOC123124818 gene encoding uncharacterized protein, with product MVRFLTELTIMSMCGVRRREREARPATMAEDRSWMYTGRQSRKKFTPEWLEKTTEFVERAFRILPPGRHAVVLCPCARCEFRLYRSKDEIQLHLFKNGFAPGYTVWVYHGERHNPQPAKPSDDHPKENGDLNGMKDGAGGGEQASKSAQGTKKWACARGKPPKKDQLWARAAPQGEGGPATMADDRSWMYTGRQSRESITPEWVEKTTEFVERAFRGVPPERQDVGMLCPCARCRNRNRRPRTKYAMQLDLGRNGFMPGYTVWVHHGEGHNPQPAKPSDDHGGGEQVSKPQGTKKWEMPLLEAYARSKLPKEDQIKWSYQKYLWEQEKIKQQQSAPKTKRLRTSGSPTAKPAEDEGRNVSVPEPELEDTATSTADGPAANPATTANAQGVQIPAGPTARPKRKTGPPGWHSV from the exons ATGGTTCGGTTTCTGACTGAGCTTACAATCATGTCCATGTGTGGCGTGCGGCGCAGGGAGAGGGAGGCCCGGCCGGCGACGATGGCGGAAGACCGCAGCTGGATGTACACGGGCCGCCAGAGCAGGAAGAAGTTCACCCCCGAGTGGTTGGAGAAGACGACCGAGTTCGTGGAGCGCGCCTTCCGCATCCTCCCGCCGGggcgccatgccgtcgtgctgtgcCCCTGCGCTCGCTGCGAGTTCAGGCTGTACAGATCGAAGGACGAGATTCAGTTGCATCTGTTCAAGAACGGGTTCGCGCCAGGGTACACGGTGTGGGTGTACCACGGCGAGCGCCACAACCCCCAGCCTGCTAAGCCGTCAGACGACCACCCCAAAGAGAACGGCGATCTCAACGGGATGAAGGATGGCGCCGGCGGTGGCGAGCAAGCGTCGAAATCAGCGCAG GGGACCAAGAAGTGGGCGTGTGCAAGAGGCAAGCCACCAAAGAAGGATCAACTGTGGGCGCGGGCTGCGCCGCAGGGAGAGGGAGGCCCAGCGACGATGGCGGACGACCGCAGCTGGATGTACACGGGCCGCCAGAGCAGGGAGTCCATCACCCCCGAGTGGGTGGAGAAGACGACCGAGTTCGTGGAGCGCGCCTTCCGCGGCGTCCCGCCGGAGCGCCAGGACGTGGGCATGCTGTGCCCCTGCGCGCGCTGCCGCAACCGCAACAGGCGGCCGAGGACCAAGTACGCCATGCAGCTGGATCTGGGCAGGAACGGCTTCATGCCAGGGTACACGGTGTGGGTGCACCACGGCGAGGGCCACAACCCCCAGCCTGCCAAGCCGTCCGACGACCATGGTGGCGGCGAGCAAGTGTCGAAACCGCAG GGGACCAAGAAGTGGGAAATGCCCTTGCTTGAGGCGTATGCAAGAAGCAAGCTACCAAAAGAGGATCAAATTAAGTGGAGCTACCAAAAATACCTGTGGGAACAAGAGAAAATCAAGCAGCAGCAGAGTGCACCAAAGACAAAGAGGCTG CGCACCTCCGGTTCGCCCACTGCCAAGCCTGCTGAAGATGAAGGGCGCAATGTCAGCGTCCCGGAGCCTGAACTTGAAGATACGGCAACGTCAACAGCTGATGGCCCTGCAGCTAATCCGGCGACTACAGCCAACGCGCAAGGAGTTCAAATCCCAGCTGGACCGACGGCTCGTCCCAAGCGCAAGACTGGCCCGCCCGGGTGGCATTCCGTGTAA